In Wolbachia endosymbiont of Cimex lectularius, the following are encoded in one genomic region:
- a CDS encoding exodeoxyribonuclease III, with protein MLKIATWNVNSIRKRVEQLCSFVIDSQIDIILLQEIKCTEEQFPYAEIEKLGYECAVYGQVARNSVCVLSQHPIIEEFKIDVVESYQEARYIECKVKHNNQKIRVGSVYVPNGQSPDSHAFAYKLKFFDNLHERMGYLLKNEELTIIAGDYNVAPDEIDVFDPILLNGQVCFHIKEREKLRAILNLGFKDAFRTSHPNLQQFTWWHYQGSSLRNNQGMRIDHMLLSPQAIDRLETCYIDSRLRKLESPSDHTPVVCVMNPQVEEKNAAAQ; from the coding sequence ATGCTAAAAATTGCCACTTGGAATGTCAACTCTATACGCAAAAGAGTTGAGCAGCTCTGTAGTTTCGTAATTGATAGTCAGATAGATATAATCCTGCTGCAAGAGATAAAGTGCACGGAAGAGCAATTTCCCTATGCGGAAATAGAGAAGCTTGGGTATGAATGCGCCGTCTATGGGCAAGTTGCAAGAAATAGTGTTTGTGTTTTATCTCAACATCCAATAATAGAGGAATTTAAAATTGACGTTGTAGAAAGCTATCAAGAAGCACGTTATATAGAGTGCAAAGTAAAGCACAATAACCAGAAGATAAGAGTAGGAAGCGTATACGTTCCAAATGGTCAAAGCCCAGACTCTCACGCGTTTGCGTATAAACTCAAGTTTTTCGATAACCTACATGAAAGAATGGGCTATTTGCTGAAGAATGAGGAGCTAACTATTATAGCTGGCGACTACAATGTTGCACCGGACGAAATTGACGTTTTTGACCCAATTTTACTGAATGGTCAAGTGTGTTTTCATATAAAAGAACGCGAGAAATTAAGGGCAATCCTGAATCTCGGGTTTAAAGACGCATTTAGGACATCCCACCCGAATTTGCAACAGTTTACCTGGTGGCACTACCAAGGCAGTTCACTAAGAAATAATCAAGGAATGCGAATAGATCATATGCTGCTATCACCGCAAGCTATTGACAGGTTGGAAACGTGTTATATAGATAGCAGGCTGCGCAAGCTGGAAAGCCCATCTGACCATACGCCCGTTGTGTGTGTTATGAATCCCCAAGTTGAAGAAAAAAACGCGGCTGCACAATAG
- a CDS encoding cation:dicarboxylate symporter family transporter, translated as MLLTLLAVFILSFLFGDLIPVDAKIFLYSVSLNIKEVLNFTMPFIIFSLIFNSINNLKNAAITFIILLLVAVFLSNLFSSLIGYLTGYIITQNLHISSEIVLPQSELSSPWRFKLPALISNFHALLLGLIAGVTVHRIIPQKSDIIAKKLASIAFFLLRRILIPVMPVFILGFVLKLQHDKALSAVFEDYIAIFTIMIIVIYTYVILLYGIANSFKVKDWLTSMRNMLPAIVTAIATSSSSATIPVTLEGSKKNVKEHNIADAMVPVIASTNSIGSCFSIIVLVLVIIESFGTQTLTIWEHARFLSYFLLLKFAAAAPGSDIIVVLGLLEGLGFSPAMLSLITAIYVILNPIITGANVAGDGALVIIFTKFHRRLFAREKQRALK; from the coding sequence ATGCTATTAACATTACTCGCTGTCTTTATTTTATCGTTCTTATTTGGAGATTTAATCCCTGTTGATGCAAAGATTTTTTTATATTCAGTGAGCTTGAATATCAAGGAAGTTTTAAACTTTACAATGCCTTTTATTATTTTTTCTTTGATATTTAATAGCATTAATAATCTAAAGAATGCAGCGATTACATTCATCATATTACTACTAGTGGCGGTCTTTTTGTCAAATTTGTTTTCAAGCCTTATTGGTTATCTCACAGGATATATTATTACACAAAATCTTCATATTAGTTCTGAAATAGTGTTGCCTCAAAGCGAACTAAGCAGCCCATGGAGATTCAAATTACCAGCATTGATCTCAAACTTTCATGCTCTACTGCTTGGGCTCATCGCTGGAGTAACTGTACATAGAATCATTCCGCAAAAGAGCGACATTATCGCTAAAAAACTAGCGAGCATAGCGTTCTTTCTTCTCAGAAGAATATTAATTCCTGTTATGCCTGTATTCATACTAGGTTTTGTCTTAAAATTGCAACACGACAAAGCATTATCAGCCGTTTTTGAGGATTATATTGCAATTTTTACTATCATGATAATTGTTATCTACACTTATGTTATATTGCTATACGGAATCGCAAATTCATTTAAGGTAAAGGACTGGCTAACTAGCATGAGAAATATGCTACCTGCAATAGTAACGGCAATTGCAACATCGTCAAGTAGCGCTACAATACCTGTTACTTTAGAAGGAAGTAAAAAGAATGTAAAGGAGCATAATATAGCAGATGCCATGGTTCCTGTAATTGCAAGTACCAATTCTATTGGTAGTTGCTTCAGTATTATTGTTCTGGTTTTGGTAATCATAGAATCATTCGGCACTCAAACGTTAACAATATGGGAACATGCACGTTTTTTGTCATATTTTCTGCTGCTGAAATTTGCTGCTGCAGCGCCAGGCAGCGATATAATTGTGGTGCTTGGACTTCTTGAGGGATTGGGTTTTTCTCCAGCCATGTTGTCATTAATAACTGCGATTTACGTGATTCTTAATCCAATTATCACTGGTGCAAATGTTGCTGGAGATGGTGCATTGGTTATCATCTTCACTAAATTTCACAGGAGACTCTTTGCAAGAGAGAAACAGAGGGCTTTAAAGTAG
- a CDS encoding uroporphyrinogen-III synthase, whose translation MKSILLTRPLSDSLDTRSALRKYGYKVYIEPVFTIKYLQPDISAHEFDVVISTSKNSVKAFSQICKVDDLPIITVGSSTMQTAKDLGFSDIISADSNVEGLISFIKNHYSIAVKFLYIRGLEISCDLKKRLSEEGFNVREVILYKTIIKRNLTHRCKNLLSGSKIDSVAFFSSQTARIFCSLVSKSGLSHAMGDIVACAMSKNIADSLKSIKWKKVITSRLPTKESLIDMINKDC comes from the coding sequence ATGAAGTCTATCTTGTTGACTAGGCCTTTATCAGACTCACTGGATACGAGAAGTGCGCTGAGGAAATATGGGTATAAAGTATATATAGAGCCAGTATTCACAATAAAATATCTGCAGCCTGATATATCTGCGCATGAATTTGATGTGGTAATATCCACAAGTAAAAACAGCGTGAAAGCATTTAGCCAAATATGCAAAGTAGATGACCTTCCAATCATTACAGTTGGTAGCTCAACGATGCAAACTGCAAAGGATTTAGGGTTCTCTGATATCATATCAGCAGACAGTAATGTTGAGGGTCTGATATCATTTATAAAAAATCACTATTCAATAGCAGTAAAGTTCCTATATATCAGGGGGCTGGAAATATCATGTGATTTGAAAAAAAGGTTATCTGAAGAAGGTTTTAACGTAAGGGAAGTTATACTCTACAAGACAATTATTAAAAGGAACCTAACTCACAGGTGCAAAAATTTGTTATCAGGTAGTAAAATCGATAGTGTTGCTTTTTTTTCTTCACAGACAGCAAGAATATTCTGTTCTTTAGTTTCAAAAAGTGGCCTATCTCATGCAATGGGCGATATAGTTGCATGCGCTATGAGTAAGAATATTGCTGATAGTTTGAAGTCAATCAAATGGAAAAAAGTCATAACATCGAGGTTACCTACTAAAGAGAGTTTAATTGATATGATTAATAAGGATTGCTGA
- the gatC gene encoding Asp-tRNA(Asn)/Glu-tRNA(Gln) amidotransferase subunit GatC gives MPARSTEDVITSLIEFVNKRKVTITKEEMLKIAQLVRIKLSNGEIEHYSKELTMLDWIHDILLQVNTEGVSPIRYGSIDKDIHVRNDVVNAQNIKEEILSNTKSEHGYFVVPKVIND, from the coding sequence ATGCCAGCTAGATCAACGGAAGACGTCATCACTTCGCTAATAGAGTTTGTGAACAAAAGAAAAGTAACAATTACTAAGGAAGAAATGCTTAAAATTGCACAGCTTGTAAGAATTAAGTTATCAAATGGCGAAATTGAGCACTACTCCAAAGAACTAACGATGCTGGATTGGATACATGATATTTTGTTGCAAGTTAACACTGAAGGTGTTTCTCCTATACGTTATGGTAGTATAGATAAGGACATTCACGTACGTAATGACGTTGTCAATGCTCAGAACATTAAAGAGGAGATATTATCCAACACAAAATCTGAGCATGGATATTTTGTAGTGCCAAAGGTTATAAACGATTGA
- a CDS encoding ribose-phosphate diphosphokinase — MKIIIGSASKELGESIVNKLNVQPSLTQVSRFADGEMNVYVGGDVYNQEVYIIQSISSPTNDNLMELLITIDAVKRSRAKRITAIIPYYGYSRQDRVIKNDNIQSALSAKLAANLIQAAGANGIAIIDLHSSQTEGFFDIPVANLSCLEAFADSIHTENLAIVAPDVGAIGRARAFAKTLEKKYEMGLSNKIIVIDKYREKAGTSQVMNVIGEAANKNCVIVDDIVDSGGTLCNAALALKSHGAKSVISCITHGVLSGNAIEKISSSSLGKLVITDTILHKFEKTGKIEVVSTANILVHFIKGDKNAS; from the coding sequence ATGAAGATAATAATAGGTAGCGCTAGTAAAGAATTAGGGGAATCAATAGTTAATAAGCTAAATGTTCAACCATCCCTTACTCAGGTATCAAGATTTGCCGATGGTGAGATGAATGTGTACGTGGGAGGCGATGTTTATAATCAAGAGGTATACATAATACAATCCATTTCTTCTCCTACAAATGACAATCTTATGGAGCTGCTGATCACAATTGATGCAGTAAAGAGGTCAAGAGCTAAAAGAATAACGGCGATTATTCCCTATTATGGATATAGCAGGCAAGATAGGGTTATTAAAAATGACAATATACAATCTGCTTTGAGTGCGAAATTAGCTGCAAATCTCATCCAGGCTGCAGGTGCGAATGGTATTGCAATTATTGATTTGCATTCAAGTCAAACTGAAGGGTTTTTTGATATACCAGTCGCTAATTTGAGCTGCCTTGAAGCATTTGCTGACTCTATACACACGGAGAATTTGGCAATAGTTGCACCCGATGTTGGAGCAATCGGTAGAGCGCGTGCTTTTGCAAAGACTTTAGAGAAAAAGTATGAGATGGGATTGAGTAATAAGATTATCGTAATAGATAAATATAGAGAGAAAGCAGGTACATCTCAGGTAATGAATGTAATAGGAGAAGCGGCAAATAAGAATTGTGTCATCGTCGATGATATAGTTGATTCTGGTGGAACATTATGCAATGCCGCTCTTGCTTTGAAAAGTCACGGGGCAAAGTCTGTAATTTCATGCATCACACATGGTGTTCTTTCAGGAAATGCAATTGAAAAAATCTCTTCCTCTTCTCTAGGTAAATTAGTGATCACAGACACCATACTTCACAAATTTGAAAAAACTGGTAAAATAGAAGTTGTTTCAACTGCAAATATTTTGGTTCACTTCATTAAAGGGGATAAGAATGCCAGCTAG
- a CDS encoding IS5 family transposase (programmed frameshift) — MQKSYPSNISQEQFEKIRPILESSKQKTKPRKLDLYDVFCGVLYVLKSGCQWRMLPKGFPRWESVYYYFRVWSKKSGEEPSLLELVLKKLVGEVRISNGRKEKTSFCIIDSQSVKNADTAEKKGYDAGKKISGIKRHIAVDTQGLPHAIYVTTAEATDRSSAVKMVENAKANLSEVKNILVDAGYTGENFATQIKAIIGATVEVIKRSELHTFVVLPKRWVVERSFAWLEKCRRLWKNCERKLNTSLQMIVLSFISLCYEDFKQVLRTLE; from the exons ATGCAGAAAAGTTATCCAAGTAATATAAGTCAAGAGCAGTTTGAAAAAATCAGGCCAATTTTGGAGAGTAGCAAGCAGAAAACAAAACCAAGAAAACTTGATTTGTATGACGTATTTTGTGGGGTGTTGTACGTCTTAAAAAGTGGTTGTCAGTGGAGGATGTTACCAAAGGGTTTTCCAAGATGGGAAAGCGTATATTACTATTTTCGAGTGTGGAGTAAAAAGAGTGGAGAAGAGCCAAGCTTGTTGGAATTAGTCTTA AAAAAATTAGTTGGAGAGGTCCGTATCAGCAATGGTCGGAAAGAGAAAACTAGCTTTTGTATAATTGATTCTCAAAGCGTTAAAAACGCAGATACTGCTGAAAAAAAAGGCTATGATGCAGGTAAAAAGATTTCAGGGATAAAGCGCCATATTGCAGTTGATACACAAGGTTTGCCACATGCAATTTATGTAACAACGGCAGAAGCAACTGACCGTAGCAGTGCTGTGAAAATGGTCGAAAATGCTAAAGCAAACCTCTCTGAAGTTAAAAACATACTGGTTGATGCTGGCTACACAGGAGAAAATTTTGCAACACAAATAAAAGCTATCATTGGTGCGACTGTTGAAGTAATAAAGCGAAGTGAGTTACACACTTTCGTCGTATTGCCAAAAAGATGGGTTGTTGAACGCTCTTTTGCCTGGTTAGAAAAGTGCAGGCGATTGTGGAAAAATTGCGAGCGGAAGCTCAACACTAGCTTACAGATGATAGTCCTCTCCTTCATTTCTCTCTGTTACGAAGATTTTAAACAGGTTCTAAGGACTTTAGAATAG